A genome region from Populus alba chromosome 5, ASM523922v2, whole genome shotgun sequence includes the following:
- the LOC118029885 gene encoding la-related protein 1C, producing the protein MATLTNSNPNSIAAADHSPRHTIAADNISSSSNPVSSPQSRREAGKQVSPPWARIVRGAESEFSSTASTVAEQAAAVLVVEEESVESENNVSKRPVWNKPLTASNGPLEIGNVMGADSWPALSESAARASSSTKSSSDSLKGLLSDGSSSSVPVSQGIGTASSSSQKQVANGANTNSTSNHIVPVRQRPMKRSSANTTSNGGAPQSPGSQGAAGEGHSNNSSSGDHGQRNSQSRSFNDHPQQQRNSFRNRNGGPHSRGDGSHHHSYGGRRNDQDRSNQDWNAHRNFNRDGGHVQPSPGVSPRLMRPPPPPPPLPAAAATFVAPPPVRPFSPMGFPDMRSPLYYVAPHPDSMRGVPIIAAPIPPHAVFFSSDPPLHNKILRQIDYYFSNENLIKDIYLRKNMDDQGWVPIKLIASFNKVLLLTDNIHLILDAIRNSSVVEVQGEKVRKRNDWMRWIMTTPIQFPNVSSPQSGEKSGYDMLAANVQGISLEEMTAGHSNVRNQADARTEAFLGRSLSGDFNSQSQLSSSKGIDENRFQGDLDLPTSSRNASK; encoded by the exons atggCAACCTTAACTAATTCTAACCCGAACAGCATCGCCGCCGCCGATCACTCTCCACGTCACACAATCGCCGCCGATAACATCAGTAGCAGCAGTAATCCGGTGAGTAGTCCACAATCGCGACGGGAAGCCGGGAAGCAGGTTTCTCCACCGTGGGCACGAATCGTGCGCGGTGCTGAATCGGAATTTTCTTCTACTGCTTCAACGGTGGCGGAGCAAGCGGCTGCGGTTTTAGTGGTGGAGGAAGAGAGTGTGGAGAGTGAGAATAATGTGAGTAAGAGACCGGTGTGGAACAAGCCTTTAACAGCTAGTAATGGTCCTTTGGAGATTGGGAATGTTATGGGGGCTGATTCTTGGCCTGCTTTATCTGAGTCAGCTGCTAGGGCTTCTTCTTCGACAAAATCAtcttctgattctttgaagggctTATTATCCGATGGATCATCATCTTCTGTCCCTGTTTCACAG GGAATTGGAACTGCATCCTCATCTTCACAGAAACAAGTTGCCAATGGTGCAAACACTAATTCAACTTCAAACCATATAGTGCCAGTACGCCAAAGGCCAATGAAGCGCAGTAGTGCTAACACAACTTCTAATGGTGGTGCTCCTCAGTCACCAGGATCACAGGGCGCGGCAGGTGAAGGACATTCAAATAACTCTTCTTCTGGAGACCACGGGCAAAGGAATTCCCAATCCCGTAGCTTTAATGATCATCCACAACAACAACGCAATTCATTCAGGAACCGTAATGGTGGGCCACATTCTCGAGGAGATGGTTCTCATCATCATAGCTATGGTGGCAGGAGAAATGATCAAGATCGTTCAAATCAAGATTGGAATGCTCATCGAAATTTTAATAGGGATGGTGGCCATGTGCAGCCATCACCAGGAGTTTCCCCAAGGCTTATGAGgcctccaccaccacctccaccactacctgctgctgctgctactttTGTTGCACCCCCACCAGTCCGGCCTTTCAGCCCCATGGGGTTCCCTG ATATGCGATCGCCGCTGTATTATGTTGCCCCACATCCAGATTCTATGAGAGGTGTGCCTATTATTGCGGCACCAATACCACCTCAtgctgtttttttctcttccgaTCCCCCATTGCATAATAAGATATTGCGTCAGATAGATTATTATTTCAG taatgaaaatttaattaaagatatatacTTGCGGAAGAACATGGATGATCAAGGCTGGGTGCCTATTAAACTGATAGCAAGCTTCAACAAA GTTTTGCTTTTGACTGACAATATCCATCTTATACTGGATGCTATAAGAAATTCAAGTGTCGTCGAAGTGCAG GGCGAGAAGGTGAGGAAGCGAAATGATTGGATGAGGTGGATCATGACAACTCCTATTCAGTTTCCTAATGTTTCCAGCCCTCAGTCTGGTGAGAAGTCTGGCTATGACATGCTGGCAGCCAATGTCCAAGGCATCTCTCTGGAGGAGATGACTGCTGGCCATAGCAATGTGAGGAATCAAGCAGATGCTCGTACTGAAGCTTTTCTTGGTAGATCATTGTCTGGGGATTTTAATAGCCAGTCACAGCTGTCTAGCAGCAAGGGAATTGATGAAAACAGATTTCAAGGAGATTTGGATCTCCCCACTTCATCAAGAAATGCAAGTAAGTAA
- the LOC118029884 gene encoding protein FD, with the protein MLSPTDCEGTSYNNKTKSLRKVSSSISSKSSSTSSSPSIFSPSNNLHCQAQQKAATMEEVWKDISLASLHDHTSTDQELSMTPRLHNISHHHRHHHHNNNSPNFILQDFLARPFNKDPPTRMVSIIRDTTPFGSPVPAPATVLSLNSGPGFDFLENSDHPQRPDSQLQSNPISNISSFTSPFEGLDSSPGLPSFCKKRTQESDGSSGDRRHKRMIKNRESAARSRARKQESPFLFKDSFSYMYIYPC; encoded by the coding sequence ATGTTGTCGCCAACAGATTGCGAAGGCACCAGCTACAACAATAAGACAAAGAGTCTCCGAAAAGTCTCATCATCAATATCTTCAAAATCATCCTCCACTTCCTCATCTCCTTCAATATTTTCACCCTCCAATAATCTTCACTGCCAAGCCCAACAGAAGGCCGCAACCATGGAAGAAGTGTGGAAAGACATAAGTCTTGCTTCTCTTCATGACCACACTTCTACCGATCAAGAACTTTCTATGACCCCAAGACTCCACAACATTTctcatcatcatcgtcatcatcatcataataaTAACAGCCCTAACTTTATCCTTCAAGATTTTCTTGCTAGGCCTTTCAACAAAGACCCGCCAACAAGAATGGTCTCTATTATTCGAGACACCACTCCTTTTGGCTCTCCAGTGCCCGCTCCTGCTACTGTTTTGAGTTTGAACTCTGGCCCTGGCTTTGATTTTCTTGAGAACTCTGATCATCCTCAGAGGCCTGACTCGCAATTACAGAGCAACCCAATTTCAAATATTTCCTCATTCACTAGTCCTTTTGAGGGTTTAGATTCATCTCCCGGCTTGCCTTctttttgtaagaaaagaaCTCAAGAATCTGATGGTAGTTCTGGTGATCGCAGACACAAAAGAATGATCAAGAATCGAGAATCTGCAGCTCGTTCTAGAGCTAGAAAACAGGAatctccctttctctttaaagatTCATTTTCTTACATGTACATATACCCGTGctaa